In Chrysemys picta bellii isolate R12L10 chromosome 22, ASM1138683v2, whole genome shotgun sequence, the genomic stretch GGGGCCTGGACTGTTGAGGTTACAGGCCTTTCCTGGCTCCTCGGGCTACCTCCCAATTGGGCAGTGGTGACCTTGTGCTTCGTGGCTGGGGAACAATCGAATTTCCAGCCCCGCCAAGAAGACGCCGGGCCCTAGGGATGACAGAAAGACTTGGGCCTGTTAATCTCACCCATCCGCCTGGCCCTTTCCCCACTTTGCTGTATCTCCTTTCTTCTGTTCCCTgctcccctttctctgtccctcccCTACTTCCCATCTCTGTTGTGCCGTGGGGTATAGCCCTACACAAATGTCGGCTGAggggggaagcccagagaccttcagctgcttgggcaggggtgggggaagggaatatcATCAAGatgtctccctgccccccagaccaGCCACCCTGATACCAAATGCATGGGGGTGAGGCCTAGTCACACTCTTCTAAAGCAGCAGTTGAATAATCCAAAAGGCCTTGTGCTTGTTTCTCATGGGCTTTTTATTTGCCCCCAACCCCCAAAACCAATTATGGGGCCACAGAAATGGGCGCTCCAATCCCTTCAGGCCAGGCTGTCTCTAAGAGATACCCACCCTTGTTcaactcccaccccaccccacaaagAGCTACTGAATGGCTCCCTGACCCTACAGAGGACTGTCCACGTTCCCATTATCCACAATCACGAGGGGACCCCGTTGTGTTGACCCTGTAAGTGAAAGACAAGGCGGGCGAGGTAAcggctgagagagacaagcttttgaggtgCACAGAACTGTTTTTCACATCTGGGTTTCTTCAggaagagctccgtgtagcttggaagctggtctctctcacccacagaagttggtccaataaaagatatcaccttgcccaccttgtctctctaatatcatgggaccaactcagctacaacaacactgcatgccaCCCCGTTGGGGTACCTGTGGAGCATTAAAGAAAAATCAGTGGAAATCACCCACACCCATTTGAGGTGGGCTGTGAAATTCAGACCAGGTTGAGGTGGGCTTTGAAATTCAGACCAGGTTATCACCTCCACCAatgccccccccctccaaaaaagtaaaaaataaaaatagagtcTGGGGCTGTTTGGATCGGGGGAAATGTTCGGATCTGGGGCTCGTCCCAAAGACAAAGACAAGTAGTTAAGGCACAAATTGCATAATGCTAAAAATCCTGGCACACCCTAGCCATTGACAAGACTTTCTGAGGCGCAGGGGGTCAGTGCCAGTCTGGCCTAGAGCCGATGTTGGTGGGACCCCTTCTTCTGGGTGTGGGTCTCTATTCTTTGGCCAGGAATATTTGTATCAGTCACCCTCACAATCGCAGGGTATATACACAGATATCACATGCACCCTTCTTTTGCATATAGAGACTATTGATCTTTGGGTTGTGAGGCCACAGATTGAGAGTCTTGGCTTGTTCtttgggttttcccttccagccATCTCTTACGGGGAGGTCAGCTCCATGGACTTTGTCCTTTGCTCCTTCTGCTCTTCCCACTCCTCTTCTGGCTCGTAGGTGCCTTTCACGATGGCTACCCTCTCGGAGACGTTCAGCGAATAGGGGAACAGGAAGTAGTTGTAAAGCAGGGAGGCCAGGACTGCGCCGATGATGGGGCCGAACCAGAAGACCTGGGAAGCCAAAGGTAGAATGATCATCTCTAATCCTTCCGTAGCACTTTTCAGCTGtcgatctcaaagcattttacgaagatcggtatcattatccccagtttacagatggggaagttgaGGCACAGGGCCCAAATCACACAGCAGGACAGtgttagagccaggaatagaatccccATGTACTGAGTCCCAGTCCACTTCTCTATCCACTACGCCACACTGCTTCCCCACAGCAAGCCGTGGGAAAGCCCAGGGGATTTTTCCTTCCATGTTCATACAGCACCTGGCGCAGTGGAGCCATTGGCCTCTAAGTGCTTCCTTAATGGCCCCCTTCAGTTGTCATCTCCTAGAAGATTCCCCTCAGCCCCATTTCCTTATACTCAAACACACCCCTCGCTTCCTCAGCCCTGACCTCCCTCGCTCTTGAGCTGCCAACGACCagtggctcagcccctgccaaccAGCAACCACTTTGCTGCAGACCCCTAGCTCTTCTCCACCATGCTGTGAGCTACTGTTACTGGTGGGGGATTCTTACCCAATGAGCAGTGCTGAATCTTGTCACTACGACGGCAGGTGCAAAGGATCGGGCTGGATTCATGGAGCAGCCGGTGAAGTAGATCTGTAAAGGGACACGGGAATTAAGACTGATCACATTTCCCTTTGGTCTAGTCCTTCTGCGACCGGAGCATCGCTCCAGGTGTGACTGGAGTAACTGGGGGCTTCTCCCCACAGTCagtgctcctgccctgctccctacatCCTCCCCATAGCCTGCCCTTCAGCCCTGCTACttacagcgccccctactgggaGAAGTTGGGATGAGAGTAGCTGGGAGCTTCTCCCATGGCCAGCTTTCCTGCCCGGCGACCCAGACACTCACCCCAACCAGGTGACCCAGGGTGACCGACAGGCCGATGGACAATGCTGGGGAGCCTATGATGTCGGTCCGGCGTTTATCCGTGGAGGCAAAGATGCACATCGCCAGCTGGAAGGTGAGGATGATCTCGACCACCAGCGCCTGGCCTGGGGATGTATTGTTGTTGAGCTGCACATGAACAAGAAAGATTGTGAATGGCTGCTGAGCTGAGCCAGACTGAGGGGTTTTGCTACCCCCTAAAAAACCACAGAGCTGTTTAGTGTGAGACAGgaataccccccccccgcccccgccgcccGTTCAAATTCCTAGTGAGGTGATGCCTCTGGGTTTATCTTAtcgatctatccatctatctatcctccATATACCCTCCTCTATCTTTCTGGAAGTCCCTTTCTCTCTACATTTCTCCCTCTAGGCATTTACAAATCACTTATCACCTTAAGATTTCTCCCTTTGCTAACACCAGATTGCCCCAGAGCAGCCAGAGACTGTCCGCTCttcagtgagtgagggtgtgagcgATACATGGAGGGAGAGGTGAGGACTGGGACTGGGGTAAAATCCCCCTGTATGGGGGGAACAGTGGGGATCTAGAGAGGATGCCATTGGGGTGGGATGAGCCATCACCACCTGGGGTCGGTGCACCTGTTTTCGTCTAAGGATCCAGCCCCATTGCGCTGGGATGAGGCTGAGGCCCAGTTAGGGGGAAGTGGCGAGGAAGCGTTGGGAAATGAAGGGACATAAGttatttggggggtggagggggaacgtTTAGGGGCTTGGAGGGGCACAGAACAACCAGTGAGGAAAACACAGCCCCTGAAAACCCCCCTACGAGGCTGAAGGCTCTAAGAATCAACACCTGCACGGCAACTGGTCCACCTCAGAGTGGTCTGAAAGGGGGACGGAATCCGCCTCTTACTGGTCTAACTGGTCACGCTCCCCACTGTTGATCTAAGAGATCTCCTAGGGCCCCCAGATGGGCTCCCAAAATTGCCCTCATGCTGGTCTAAGTGGGCTTCTAATCTCACCCTCTCCTCCCAAAAAACAATTCCTTCCTCCTCCAATCTCGCCTCTACTGGTCTAAGTGGTCTCCCCAGCTACTTTCCTCAGACTGGTCATACTGGAAAAAGAGATCTTCCAACCACATTCCTCATACTGGTCCAAGTGGGTGCCTATCCTCCCCTCCACACTGGTTTAAGGGGTCTTCCAACCTCCTTCCTCTGACTGGGTATACTGGTCTAAAGGGCTCCTaactccccccctgcccccctggcACTGGCTTAAGTGGGTTCCCCTCCAATCCTGGCTTAACTCCTTTCCCTGCTCTGATCTCCCTGGCTCCAGGAAGAGAGGCTGGAGTCAAGCTCATCTGAAAGCCCTCAGGATAAGAGAAGCAGGTAGGAAAAAAACCCCGCCTCATTAATTGCACAGCCCAATAAATCTGTGCTGTCAGTGCAATGTGTTATGCAAAGGCTGCCGGCACGGTGCTGCCATCGCTCTCCATCTGCATGGACGTAGGTATCTCCAGCGCCGGGGTGAGCCGGCCTTCGTCAACCCTCGTGGTGGGTCCAATTCCTCCCGCGAGGCCGGGAACCCGTGCGTAGGGTTGCTGAGGCCCTGGGCATAATTAATCATCCGTGGGCAGGAAGAGACTTACCGCGTTGACGGCCAGGTTTCCACGGGTGTTGATCGGGGTCACCAGGTAAAGGATGCCTGCCCCAGTGATGGCCCCCACCAGCTGGGCCACCACGTAGAACACCGACCGAAGGAAGGAGATGTGGTTCCCCACCAAGAAAGCGATGGTCACCGCTGGGTTGATGTGCGCACCGCTGACGTGACCGAACATCTGGATCAAGGTGCCGATGGCCAAGCCGAAAGCCAGGGAGATCTGTAGGATGCTTGGCAGAGCCGAGGGCCACTTCAGGGCTGAGCCGAGGCCAAAGAAGACGAAGATCATGGTAGCTAGGAACTCAGCCATGATGGCCCGCACAAAAGCCATGGTACAAATTTCCTTATACATGGTGGGATCTGGACGGGGCAATCGGAGAGAAAGGAGTGGCAGGCTTCTTCTGTCTGGGCTCTGCGAACAACAGCAAGGCGCAGGGCCATATATatacaggagcaggagggagctgcaTTACCAAGGTGGTGGGTGGAGCCAAGGAACTGGCCAGCCCTCCTGGGCAGCtggaaaagtttacagctgaaaatAACTTTAGCACCTCTCTGCCAGTGAAAGACTCAGATGATTGGCAgtgtttctttctcctttttttctcTCCAGACAATGGCCCCCTATCTGATGTCTTTGTGGTCGTTAGATAACACCTTGCGTAACTACCAGGCTGCCTCTTTGGGTCTCGCTTTTGTTTTGGAAGTGGAgcatgtatttgcttttttgccACGTTAGATTTAAGGTGGCAAAGTCCTTATTTCTGGCCAGTttcactgcctggctgggggaagCTCTCCTGGTCATTTTCTCCTCTCAGTGTCACTCCAGAGTGACTCTCATTGCTGATTTACACAAGCATGTCTGAGATTAGAAGCTGGGCCCTGGTGCTT encodes the following:
- the LOC101941286 gene encoding aquaporin-5; amino-acid sequence: MRHLSPDRRSLPLLSLRLPRPDPTMYKEICTMAFVRAIMAEFLATMIFVFFGLGSALKWPSALPSILQISLAFGLAIGTLIQMFGHVSGAHINPAVTIAFLVGNHISFLRSVFYVVAQLVGAITGAGILYLVTPINTRGNLAVNALNNNTSPGQALVVEIILTFQLAMCIFASTDKRRTDIIGSPALSIGLSVTLGHLVGIYFTGCSMNPARSFAPAVVVTRFSTAHWVFWFGPIIGAVLASLLYNYFLFPYSLNVSERVAIVKGTYEPEEEWEEQKEQRTKSMELTSPARRLLGGAGNSIVPQPRSTRSPLPNWEVARGARKGL